In the Candidatus Cloacimonadota bacterium genome, GCTGACCGGTTTTTGCAGAGATAAAGATCAACGGAGCATAATCGACAAAATTAAGAGTATATTTTATCTCATCCTCGTATTCTTTCGCAGTTTTATGATCTTTTTCTATGACATCCCATTTATTTACGACAAGAATGATTGCTTTAAGCTGAGATTGAGCATACTCAATGATCCGCTTGTCCTGTACCGATACTTCTTCTTGTGCATCAAGCAGAACAAGTACGATATCCGAATCCTCAATGCTTCTCAGGCTCCTGAGATTACTGAAATATTCGATACCGAAATTCACTTTGCTTTTTTTCCGTAATCCAGCAGTGTCTATGATCGTCATATCCTGGTCTTTGAACGCGAAGTGCAGATGCACAGAGTCACGGGTTGTACCAGGGATATCAGTGACAATAACAGCATTCTGTCCAATGATCTTATTTACTAATGATGACTTTCCGACATTCGGTTTACCCACAACTGCTATTTTTATTGTATCAGCATTTTGATCTTGATCAGCTCCACTTATAGAGGGGAGTTTGTTAACGATTTGGTCAAGCAATTCGATGAAATTTCTTCCATTGATCGCAGAGATGCCGATTGGTTCGCCAAATCCAAGATTCATGAACTCATAGAGTTCCATCTCCCGTTTGTCATTATCTACCTTATTCACAGTGAAGATCACTTTATCCTGAACAGGGAACAGCATTTTTGCGATTTGCTGATCGTAGTCAGCGATTCCGGTCGTACCATCAGCTACGAAAACGATCAGATCTGCTTCTTCTATAGCCAGTTCAGCTTGAGCTTTTATTGATTTTGTTATCGTATCTTTTGTGCGGGGAACAATACCTCCGGTATCAACAACAATAAAGGGGTAACCATTCCATTCTGTATGATAGTATTTTCGGTCACGTGTTACGCCTGCCTGCTCATCAACAATCGCAAGTTTCCTCTTCACCATCCGGTTAAAAATGGTTGATTTGCCCACATTTGGACGTCCAACAATTGCAACAATAGGGGTAGCCATACGTAATAAATTACACTGGGATTTTGGGAGAAAAGGTTGTCAAATAATTCGTGGAATGATCGTTGTTAATTTGGATTCGGTTAATGCAATATTATTGAAGGTTTGCAATACAATTATCACATTCATGTTTTGAACAGAATTGATAGTAGAGCTGGATCATGCCCTGCTGCATTAAAAGGTTGATCTTGAAGTTGATACCTTTTTGCAAAAGCGTCGAAATATAGCTTGTAATATAATGCTCTGAGAGTTTTGGTAACATGCAGTATACGTGTGAGATAACGTTCATAAGTTTGTCGTAAGTCAATGTTTGTGCATACACAAAAGAAATAGGCAGGATTATGTTTGCAAAGATATCTCTGCTTCGTCCATTTCCAATTGATGTATGTTCATCTTTATTGATTAATTTGATGAAATCTTGTTCAACCTGCCGGGCATCGACAGTTTGCCCATCTCCATAACTGAAAAGAGCAATAATAGGATTTATGAGTGTGCCCTGTTTGAGTGTTTCAAATAGGAAAGGAGCTATCTGCAAGAGCCGGTTGATCGGATGATTTTGTGGTCGGCATCTGAAGAAATTCCAATCATTCTCTTGGAGTTGCGTGAAAGAGCTGCTTTTCAGAAGCGAGCAAACTTTTTTGTATCTCTTGATAAGATCTTCATTGATATAATTAAAATTGTACTTGTTCAAATTCAGTCCGGAAGTATAAACAAGTATGCTAAAGACATCTTGTAAGTCGTGAATTTCATGCATGAAGGATTTCAATTTCTGGTAGGGGAGAAGCTTTGCAAGTTTCAAGAAAGGCATCTTGTTCTTACCGTATCCAAGCGCTTCGAGAATACCCTCAAATAGGATCTGGTTGAAATCTGAATTGTAGAGTTCTGCAGAGAACCGTTTGCATTTCTTTTGAAAACGATCTTTTCCAAATGCAGTCAAAATATCATGCAGTTCGTTTGGATCTTCAATTTTATTTATAAGCAAGCATTCGATTGTTTTTTGCTGAGAAGTATCGAAGGGCTTATGTCCGTATCGTT is a window encoding:
- the der gene encoding ribosome biogenesis GTPase Der is translated as MATPIVAIVGRPNVGKSTIFNRMVKRKLAIVDEQAGVTRDRKYYHTEWNGYPFIVVDTGGIVPRTKDTITKSIKAQAELAIEEADLIVFVADGTTGIADYDQQIAKMLFPVQDKVIFTVNKVDNDKREMELYEFMNLGFGEPIGISAINGRNFIELLDQIVNKLPSISGADQDQNADTIKIAVVGKPNVGKSSLVNKIIGQNAVIVTDIPGTTRDSVHLHFAFKDQDMTIIDTAGLRKKSKVNFGIEYFSNLRSLRSIEDSDIVLVLLDAQEEVSVQDKRIIEYAQSQLKAIILVVNKWDVIEKDHKTAKEYEDEIKYTLNFVDYAPLIFISAKTGQRVNKLLDLILYVNQQRNKRISTHEMNEFLTRITSQNPPKHPSHKRIKFYYASQVETDPPLFLFVVNNRTLVTENYKRYIHNQLRTAFCFDGITIKLKFKDKT
- a CDS encoding DUF2851 family protein, translating into MKEYIAENFLYHIWDEQHLKDSINTESGEKLKILFQGKWNTDAGPDFVNSIILLNDTKLQGDIEIHRHEYDWKAHNHHEDSRYNNVILHVVFSNDQNAISTISENGTHIPIFELQHNLDQQIEKLWKRYGHKPFDTSQQKTIECLLINKIEDPNELHDILTAFGKDRFQKKCKRFSAELYNSDFNQILFEGILEALGYGKNKMPFLKLAKLLPYQKLKSFMHEIHDLQDVFSILVYTSGLNLNKYNFNYINEDLIKRYKKVCSLLKSSSFTQLQENDWNFFRCRPQNHPINRLLQIAPFLFETLKQGTLINPIIALFSYGDGQTVDARQVEQDFIKLINKDEHTSIGNGRSRDIFANIILPISFVYAQTLTYDKLMNVISHVYCMLPKLSEHYITSYISTLLQKGINFKINLLMQQGMIQLYYQFCSKHECDNCIANLQ